The following are from one region of the Methanobacterium veterum genome:
- a CDS encoding sensor histidine kinase, with protein sequence MACFRDIAGPLIELVVGFCLFYVAKLSIVQGKRVQTFWLIIGIALLCYGIGDVIWAIMELVLHQQLFPSFVSIFYFLFYSLFVLGIIYLPGEPLSKNKKIKMILDTSVIFITASFIFGIFFLPYINSSYGLNRMGMAYAVGDLVLFLALLRILFNNFKGFYRTPLLLLGMGITAQIVTDNIYSFQVIQGISVSGGFLNVGWLLAILFIYLAATFEVDLLMGNKKCMEFELWIYTLNFPPYLPLLTVLITYVLVILMNNNKISISGLYIEAAVGIIILLAVFRQGIILNENENLYAAAKKEIESRKKSEEALKLANIYNRSLIEVNLDPLVTIGLDGKITDVNSSTESVTGYSRHELIGTDFSSYFTEHDNAQEGYKKAFQNGSVRNYPLEIQNKNGKSIPVLYNATTYKDESGKIIGVFAAARDITELKKAEDKLKSSLNEKELLLKEVHHRVKNNMQIISSLLSLQSKYITNDLTIQVLKESEVRIKAMALVHESIYLSDNLSNIPFRSYIQRLVMDIITHYNAQWITPKFNIEDIIFNIETAIPCGLIVTELVTNSIKYAFLKDEGLISVEFTREMDKLKLTVSDNGRGLPEHLLHEKSNSLGLLLVEMLVKQLEGELKIYNRNGTTFTIIFKELEYLERV encoded by the coding sequence ATGGCATGTTTCAGGGATATAGCCGGCCCTCTGATTGAACTGGTAGTAGGCTTCTGTTTGTTTTATGTAGCAAAACTTTCAATTGTCCAGGGGAAGAGAGTACAAACTTTTTGGTTAATTATAGGTATTGCTTTGCTGTGTTATGGTATAGGGGATGTAATATGGGCTATAATGGAATTAGTTCTTCATCAACAATTATTTCCTTCATTTGTGTCTATTTTTTATTTTTTATTTTATTCTTTATTTGTTTTGGGCATAATTTATCTTCCAGGAGAACCCCTTTCCAAAAATAAAAAGATCAAAATGATTTTAGATACATCCGTAATATTTATAACTGCTAGCTTTATTTTTGGAATCTTTTTTTTACCTTACATTAATTCAAGTTATGGTTTGAACAGGATGGGTATGGCTTATGCTGTGGGAGACCTTGTCCTTTTTTTGGCATTACTGAGGATATTATTCAATAATTTTAAAGGTTTTTATCGTACTCCTCTGCTGTTATTAGGTATGGGTATCACTGCTCAAATTGTAACTGATAATATTTACAGTTTTCAAGTTATACAAGGCATATCTGTTTCCGGAGGTTTTTTAAACGTAGGATGGCTATTAGCAATATTATTTATTTATTTAGCGGCTACTTTTGAAGTAGATCTTTTAATGGGCAATAAAAAATGTATGGAATTTGAATTATGGATATATACTCTTAATTTTCCACCTTATTTGCCTTTATTAACTGTGTTAATCACATATGTCCTGGTCATACTGATGAACAATAACAAAATTTCTATAAGTGGGCTGTATATTGAAGCTGCTGTTGGAATTATAATACTTTTGGCAGTCTTCAGACAGGGTATTATACTGAATGAAAATGAAAATCTTTATGCTGCGGCAAAAAAAGAGATTGAGAGCCGCAAAAAATCTGAAGAAGCGCTAAAATTAGCTAATATTTATAACCGTAGTTTAATTGAAGTGAATTTAGATCCTCTTGTTACAATTGGGCTTGATGGGAAAATTACTGATGTTAATAGTTCTACAGAATCAGTTACAGGTTATTCACGCCATGAACTTATAGGTACTGATTTTTCAAGTTACTTTACGGAGCATGATAATGCTCAAGAAGGATACAAAAAAGCTTTTCAGAATGGGTCCGTAAGAAATTATCCCCTTGAGATACAGAATAAGAATGGAAAATCTATACCTGTTTTGTATAATGCAACAACCTATAAAGATGAATCTGGTAAGATTATTGGTGTTTTTGCCGCTGCACGTGATATTACTGAGCTTAAAAAAGCTGAAGATAAACTTAAATCCTCTTTAAATGAAAAAGAATTATTACTTAAGGAAGTTCACCACAGAGTCAAAAATAACATGCAGATTATAAGCTCTTTGTTGAGCCTTCAATCTAAATATATTACCAATGATTTGACCATACAGGTTCTTAAAGAAAGTGAAGTGCGCATAAAAGCAATGGCTTTAGTGCATGAATCGATTTATCTTTCTGATAATCTATCAAATATCCCTTTTCGAAGTTATATCCAGAGACTTGTAATGGATATTATAACTCATTACAATGCCCAGTGGATAACTCCCAAATTCAATATTGAAGATATAATTTTTAATATTGAAACAGCTATCCCCTGTGGTTTGATAGTAACTGAACTGGTTACGAATTCCATTAAATATGCATTTTTAAAGGACGAAGGACTAATTAGTGTAGAATTTACTCGAGAAATGGATAAGTTAAAATTAACCGTAAGTGATAATGGAAGAGGGTTACCTGAACATTTATTACATGAGAAATCTAATTCTTTAGGTCTTTTACTTGTTGAAATGCTTGTAAAACAGCTGGAAGGTGAATTAAAAATATATAATAGGAATGGAACAACTTTTACCATTATTTTTAAAGAATTAGAATATTTAGAAAGGGTTTAA
- a CDS encoding biotin transporter BioY → MQTPMVNSYFEKRYNFFKWRHDSSFVNKTVLALIMACITGISAQIIIPLPWTPVPVTGQTFAVLMAGIILGRYWGGISQALYVVIGLIGVPWFAGMSGGLDAILCASGGYLIGFIIMSLFLGHFTDKYIRARSFTSMLGLMFIANFIMLYVPGVIGLSLWMTANGAQPTLWSLLAMGVLPFVIGDIMKIGGAAALTKAITPKEAFGEEVDVKKAANWRIF, encoded by the coding sequence ATGCAAACACCTATGGTTAATAGTTATTTCGAAAAGAGGTACAACTTCTTTAAATGGCGCCATGATTCTTCATTTGTAAATAAAACAGTCTTAGCTTTGATAATGGCATGTATTACAGGGATCTCAGCGCAAATAATAATACCTCTTCCATGGACCCCCGTACCTGTAACAGGACAGACCTTTGCAGTGTTAATGGCCGGAATTATCCTTGGCAGATATTGGGGAGGAATTAGCCAAGCCCTATATGTTGTAATAGGCTTAATTGGAGTCCCATGGTTTGCTGGAATGTCAGGAGGCCTTGATGCAATTTTATGTGCAAGTGGAGGATATCTCATTGGATTTATTATCATGTCCTTATTCCTCGGCCATTTTACTGATAAATACATCAGAGCAAGAAGCTTTACATCTATGCTTGGATTGATGTTTATTGCAAACTTCATCATGTTATATGTTCCAGGAGTAATAGGTTTAAGCCTATGGATGACTGCAAACGGTGCACAACCAACTTTATGGAGTTTACTTGCAATGGGAGTTCTTCCATTCGTTATTGGCGACATAATGAAGATTGGAGGGGCAGCAGCATTAACTAAAGCAATAACACCTAAAGAAGCATTTGGTGAAGAAGTAGACGTTAAAAAAGCAGCAAACTGGAGAATATTCTGA
- a CDS encoding DUF1284 domain-containing protein → MKIRAHHLLCMQGFQGYGYSEDFSKNMAEVIEILQNFPEHEIEIVAETDSICTCCPYNINEKCQESQESIEHKVFGAGKNNVFAVQETKHSELRSDASKIEDLTDFRKFLSTPKSKILTANNKIIAMDLKVLKKLDISPGSIFEAGEIFKITNEKLKTYFDVKDICGDCRWSEKCLWYLKKCEVSTELISK, encoded by the coding sequence ATGAAAATTCGAGCACACCACCTTTTATGCATGCAGGGATTCCAGGGATACGGATACAGCGAAGATTTCAGCAAAAATATGGCTGAAGTAATTGAAATCCTGCAAAATTTTCCTGAGCATGAAATAGAAATAGTCGCAGAGACAGATTCAATCTGTACCTGCTGTCCATACAATATCAATGAGAAATGTCAAGAAAGTCAGGAATCCATCGAACACAAAGTGTTCGGGGCCGGCAAAAACAACGTTTTTGCGGTTCAAGAAACGAAGCATTCAGAACTCCGTTCCGATGCATCGAAAATCGAAGATTTGACAGATTTTCGAAAGTTTCTTTCAACCCCAAAATCAAAGATTTTGACGGCCAATAATAAAATCATAGCAATGGACCTTAAGGTACTTAAAAAACTAGATATATCTCCAGGATCTATTTTTGAAGCAGGAGAAATATTTAAAATTACAAATGAGAAACTAAAAACATATTTTGACGTGAAAGATATATGTGGAGACTGCAGATGGAGTGAAAAATGTCTATGGTATCTAAAGAAATGTGAAGTTAGTACAGAGTTAATCAGCAAATAA